From the genome of Duffyella gerundensis, one region includes:
- the bhsA gene encoding multiple stress resistance protein BhsA, whose amino-acid sequence MKNVKMILATIALSAASFGAFAADVVTQEPAQQQAIGTISAQGGANLGSLEAQLNAKAEEAGAKSFRITSTSGQNNLHGTAVIYQ is encoded by the coding sequence ATGAAAAACGTAAAAATGATCCTTGCTACTATCGCTTTGTCTGCCGCTTCATTTGGTGCTTTTGCCGCTGATGTGGTGACCCAGGAACCGGCTCAGCAGCAGGCTATCGGTACCATTTCCGCACAGGGCGGCGCCAACCTGGGCTCGCTGGAAGCACAACTGAATGCCAAAGCGGAAGAAGCGGGCGCAAAATCGTTCCGTATTACTTCTACCAGCGGCCAGAACAACCTGCACGGCACCGCAGTCATTTATCAGTAA
- the rhaM gene encoding L-rhamnose mutarotase translates to MVRKAFVMEVFPHCHAEYQRRHSPIWPELAETLKAHGAHQYAIYLDVERSLLFASVEIESEARWQAVAETDVCQRWWASMRELMVCNADNSPVSHELKPVFWLE, encoded by the coding sequence ATGGTGCGTAAAGCCTTTGTCATGGAGGTGTTTCCGCACTGCCATGCTGAATATCAGCGGCGTCATTCGCCGATCTGGCCTGAGCTGGCGGAGACGCTGAAGGCGCATGGCGCGCACCAGTACGCTATCTATCTCGACGTCGAGCGCAGCCTGCTGTTTGCCAGCGTAGAGATTGAGTCAGAGGCGCGCTGGCAGGCGGTTGCCGAAACCGACGTGTGCCAGCGCTGGTGGGCATCGATGCGAGAGTTGATGGTGTGCAATGCCGATAACAGCCCGGTCAGTCATGAGTTAAAGCCGGTGTTCTGGCTGGAATAA
- a CDS encoding RrF2 family transcriptional regulator, which yields MLDYRFPTALQMVLSVAMAEQMGKRSTSAILAYGLEANPSLIRKLMVPLTRDGIIVSTLGRTGSIHLGRPANEITLRDIYSSVIEDKKLWASRPDVQARCVVSANTCWYFKAIAEEAEQASLEVLQKRTIADALLELEKGDTSGCLRVPDICEQSSEKK from the coding sequence ATGCTTGATTACCGCTTCCCGACAGCTTTGCAGATGGTCTTAAGCGTAGCGATGGCGGAGCAAATGGGTAAACGCTCTACCAGCGCTATTCTCGCTTACGGCCTTGAAGCCAACCCCAGCTTGATCCGCAAGCTGATGGTGCCTTTAACCCGAGACGGCATTATTGTGTCCACGCTCGGCCGCACCGGTTCGATTCACCTGGGTCGTCCGGCTAATGAGATTACCCTGCGTGATATCTACAGCTCGGTGATTGAAGACAAAAAGCTGTGGGCGTCGCGACCGGATGTTCAGGCGCGCTGCGTGGTGAGCGCCAATACCTGCTGGTACTTCAAGGCGATCGCCGAAGAGGCGGAGCAGGCGTCGCTGGAGGTGCTGCAAAAACGCACAATCGCCGATGCGCTGCTTGAGCTGGAAAAAGGTGATACCAGCGGCTGCTTACGCGTACCGGATATCTGCGAGCAGAGCAGCGAGAAAAAATAG
- a CDS encoding barstar family protein: MTLHRLSFDFRQIADMRAFYRHFVRLTHSGAHFGNNLDALWDVLTGEMPLPAEIALCHLHSAARQETFAALIALLREAEVELAGQLKVRID, from the coding sequence ATGACGCTGCACCGGCTGAGCTTTGATTTTCGGCAGATCGCCGACATGCGCGCCTTCTATCGCCATTTCGTCCGGCTGACCCACAGCGGCGCGCACTTTGGCAACAACCTTGATGCGTTATGGGATGTGCTAACCGGTGAAATGCCGTTACCGGCGGAGATTGCGCTGTGCCATCTGCACAGCGCCGCCAGGCAGGAAACCTTTGCGGCGCTGATTGCCCTGTTACGGGAAGCGGAAGTTGAGCTGGCAGGCCAACTCAAAGTGAGGATCGATTAG
- a CDS encoding sugar transporter translates to MQTSTVSRKKAWVRVVLLAVAAFVFNTTEFAPVGLLSDIADSFAMKTADVGIMLTIYAWVVALMSLPLMLATRNVERRLLLALLFILFVASHLLSTFAWSFASLVVSRIGIALSHAVFWSITASLAIRVAPAGKKTQALSMLATGTALAMVLGVPIGRIVGQALGWRTTFGMIGLSALVLMLMLLKLLPKLPSEHTGSLSSVPMLFRRPALVSLYVLVTLVVTAHYTAYSYIEPFMESVADQGANFTTLLLLVFGSAGILGSIIFSTLGNKFPSALLISAIALVVLCMGLLFFAATHPGAIMTLCVIWGMAMMMIGLAMQVRVLSLAPDATDVAMSLFSGIYNIGIGAGALIGNQVSIHLAMADVGNIGAMLGLVGLLWCVWIFRRYPQLRTNG, encoded by the coding sequence ATGCAAACATCTACTGTTTCTCGTAAAAAGGCCTGGGTGCGCGTTGTGCTGCTCGCCGTGGCTGCCTTTGTCTTTAATACCACCGAATTTGCACCGGTTGGTTTGCTCTCGGATATCGCCGACAGTTTTGCCATGAAAACCGCTGACGTTGGCATCATGCTGACCATTTATGCCTGGGTTGTGGCGCTGATGTCACTGCCGCTGATGCTGGCAACGCGCAACGTTGAGCGACGACTGCTGCTGGCGCTGCTGTTTATCCTGTTTGTGGCCAGCCATCTGTTATCGACCTTTGCATGGAGCTTTGCTTCGCTGGTGGTCTCTCGCATTGGGATTGCGCTGTCGCATGCGGTGTTCTGGTCGATTACCGCCTCGCTGGCTATTCGCGTGGCGCCTGCGGGCAAAAAAACCCAGGCGCTGAGCATGCTGGCCACCGGCACCGCGCTGGCGATGGTGCTTGGCGTCCCGATTGGTCGTATTGTCGGCCAGGCGCTGGGCTGGCGCACCACCTTTGGCATGATTGGGCTGTCCGCGCTGGTGTTAATGCTGATGCTGCTTAAGCTGCTGCCGAAGTTGCCAAGCGAGCACACCGGCTCCCTGAGCAGCGTGCCGATGCTGTTTCGCCGACCGGCGCTGGTTAGCCTGTATGTCCTGGTGACGCTGGTGGTTACTGCGCATTACACCGCCTACAGCTATATCGAACCCTTTATGGAAAGCGTGGCGGATCAGGGCGCGAATTTCACCACCCTGCTGCTGCTGGTGTTTGGCTCCGCCGGGATTCTGGGCAGCATCATTTTCAGCACGCTGGGCAATAAGTTCCCGTCTGCACTGCTGATCAGCGCCATTGCGCTGGTGGTGCTGTGCATGGGCTTGCTGTTTTTTGCCGCCACGCACCCGGGTGCGATCATGACGTTGTGCGTGATTTGGGGCATGGCGATGATGATGATTGGCCTGGCGATGCAGGTGCGGGTACTGTCACTGGCGCCGGATGCAACCGATGTGGCGATGTCGCTGTTTTCCGGCATCTATAACATCGGCATTGGCGCCGGTGCGTTGATCGGTAATCAGGTCAGTATTCATCTGGCGATGGCAGATGTGGGAAATATTGGCGCGATGCTGGGACTGGTGGGCTTGCTGTGGTGTGTGTGGATTTTCCGGCGCTATCCGCAACTGCGAACCAACGGATAA
- the rhaB gene encoding rhamnulokinase, whose translation MTIRNVVAVDLGASSGRVMLARYQRDTGQIALQEIHRFANRRVMRGEYDCWDLDALEQEIRAGLARLDAQGIDIDSIGIDTWGVDVVLLDQHGERVGETVSYRDGRTHGVMAQAEQQWGREALWQRTGIQFLPFNTLWQLRAFSQREPAQCVRVAHALMIPDYLHYRFTGEMNWEYTNATTTQLMNIQSGEWDETLLAWAGANKSWFGKPTQPGNTVGYWQSASGKAVPMIAVASHDTASAVMAVPLEHSDTAWISSGTWSLMGFESPYAHTGAAALAANVTNEGGIEGRYRVLKNIMGMWLLQRICDELQVTDITGLVSAAEAEPACRSLINPNDERFINPVSMVQAIQDACAEQGMPVPQSTAALARCIFDSLAMLYRQVLDQLTQLRGKPFSQLHIVGGGSQNHFLNQLCANHCNLAVQAGPVEASTLGNVGCQLIALGELADLQALRHCIAANFPVHTVQPHPEEHASTYWQRFQSLSQTTKELCL comes from the coding sequence CTGCTGGGATCTCGACGCGCTTGAGCAGGAGATTCGCGCCGGGCTGGCGAGGCTGGATGCGCAGGGTATCGATATCGACAGCATCGGTATCGATACCTGGGGAGTGGATGTGGTGCTGCTCGATCAGCACGGCGAGCGGGTGGGTGAAACGGTCTCGTATCGTGATGGCCGCACCCACGGCGTGATGGCGCAGGCGGAGCAGCAGTGGGGACGTGAGGCGCTGTGGCAGCGTACCGGCATTCAGTTTCTGCCGTTTAACACCCTTTGGCAGCTGCGCGCCTTCAGCCAGCGCGAACCGGCGCAGTGCGTCCGGGTCGCCCATGCGTTGATGATTCCCGATTATCTGCACTACCGCTTTACCGGGGAGATGAATTGGGAATACACCAACGCCACCACCACCCAACTGATGAATATTCAGAGCGGTGAGTGGGACGAGACGCTGCTGGCGTGGGCGGGCGCGAATAAAAGCTGGTTCGGAAAGCCGACCCAGCCGGGTAACACCGTGGGTTACTGGCAGAGTGCCAGCGGCAAAGCGGTGCCGATGATCGCCGTAGCCAGCCACGATACCGCCAGCGCGGTGATGGCCGTCCCGCTGGAGCACAGCGATACGGCATGGATCAGTTCCGGCACCTGGTCGCTGATGGGATTTGAAAGCCCGTACGCGCATACCGGCGCCGCGGCGCTGGCGGCCAACGTGACCAACGAAGGCGGTATTGAAGGGCGCTACCGCGTGCTGAAAAATATCATGGGCATGTGGCTGTTGCAGCGTATCTGCGACGAACTGCAGGTCACGGATATTACTGGTCTGGTGAGCGCCGCTGAAGCTGAGCCCGCCTGTCGCAGCCTGATCAATCCCAATGATGAACGTTTTATCAATCCCGTCAGCATGGTGCAGGCGATTCAGGATGCCTGCGCCGAACAGGGAATGCCGGTGCCACAAAGCACCGCCGCGCTGGCGCGCTGTATTTTTGACAGCCTCGCCATGCTCTATCGGCAGGTGCTGGATCAGCTAACGCAACTGCGCGGCAAACCCTTTAGCCAGCTGCACATCGTGGGCGGCGGTAGCCAGAACCATTTTCTCAATCAGCTCTGTGCCAACCACTGCAATCTGGCGGTGCAGGCGGGGCCGGTAGAGGCCTCAACGCTGGGCAACGTCGGCTGTCAGCTGATTGCCCTTGGCGAACTCGCCGATCTTCAGGCGCTGCGTCACTGCATCGCCGCTAACTTTCCCGTGCACACCGTGCAGCCTCATCCCGAGGAGCACGCTTCAACGTACTGGCAGCGTTTTCAGTCGCTCAGCCAAACCACTAAGGAACTTTGTTTATGA
- a CDS encoding MFS transporter, translated as MPIFLLGVVQILSWGGSFYLLAVMARPIIAETHWSQQWVYGALSISILISGLLAPLTGRLIAAGHGRRLLAGSGIVMAAGLVMMGFAHHYALFFLAWCVIGIGMAMGLYDALFSVLGTLYGGQARSMITGITLISGFCTSLVWPGTAGLIHLFGWRDACYLCALLLLISVIPIYLYALPATSAAERAARPATITRSSSLAPQLFWLLCAIFTLASVIMTAMSLQLITLLQASGYSLAAALGISAILGPCQVGSRLVDIAFRRGHPIWTAFFSVALVAIGIIVLAIWPGMALLSMLLYGAGNGLRAIVRGTLPLAMVPPEEYALVVGRMARPALIGQALTPVIGGYVFDRAGASTTLWLLCLLALINVLLVLGLRYVLVTRRSPQ; from the coding sequence ATGCCAATTTTCCTGCTTGGCGTGGTACAAATCCTGTCATGGGGCGGATCGTTTTATCTACTGGCGGTGATGGCCAGGCCGATTATCGCTGAAACGCACTGGTCGCAGCAGTGGGTTTACGGTGCGCTCTCCATCAGCATTTTGATTTCGGGCCTGCTGGCGCCGTTAACTGGCCGGCTGATCGCCGCAGGCCACGGACGACGACTACTGGCGGGCAGCGGCATAGTGATGGCGGCGGGGCTGGTGATGATGGGTTTCGCTCATCACTATGCGCTGTTTTTCCTGGCATGGTGCGTGATTGGCATTGGCATGGCGATGGGGCTCTACGACGCGCTGTTTTCCGTTTTAGGCACGCTCTACGGCGGCCAGGCGCGCAGCATGATTACCGGCATTACGCTGATCTCCGGCTTTTGCACCTCGCTGGTGTGGCCGGGCACGGCGGGTTTGATTCACCTTTTTGGCTGGCGTGACGCCTGCTATCTCTGTGCGCTGCTGTTGTTGATTAGCGTGATTCCCATCTATCTCTACGCGTTGCCTGCCACGTCGGCGGCAGAACGGGCAGCTCGCCCGGCGACCATAACGCGCAGCAGTTCGCTGGCTCCGCAGCTGTTCTGGCTGTTATGCGCCATTTTTACCCTCGCATCGGTGATCATGACCGCGATGTCGCTGCAGCTGATCACGCTGTTGCAGGCGAGCGGGTATTCGCTGGCCGCCGCGCTGGGCATCAGCGCCATTCTTGGGCCTTGCCAGGTTGGATCCCGTCTGGTCGACATCGCCTTTCGGCGCGGGCACCCGATCTGGACCGCCTTTTTCTCGGTAGCGCTGGTCGCCATTGGCATCATTGTGTTGGCGATCTGGCCCGGCATGGCGCTGCTCAGCATGCTGCTTTACGGTGCCGGCAATGGCCTGCGGGCGATTGTGCGCGGTACGTTGCCGCTGGCGATGGTGCCGCCGGAGGAGTATGCGCTGGTGGTAGGAAGGATGGCCCGCCCGGCACTGATCGGCCAGGCGCTGACGCCGGTGATTGGCGGTTATGTTTTCGATCGGGCAGGGGCCAGCACCACGCTCTGGCTGTTATGCCTGCTGGCCTTGATCAACGTGCTGTTAGTGCTCGGGTTGAGATACGTGTTGGTAACACGCCGTTCGCCGCAATAA
- a CDS encoding ribonuclease domain-containing protein, which produces MSTLRWIVLAAALIVCWIGLKPHFSAPPLAQQDISALTAAPVVARYLQQHQQLPAFYLTKSQARRQGWDPAKGNLCVSLPGHAIGGDRFANREGRLPAAAGERFFEADVNYQCGHRNADRLIWSTSGTVWLTRDHYRTFTRMP; this is translated from the coding sequence ATGTCAACACTTCGCTGGATCGTTCTTGCTGCTGCGCTGATCGTCTGTTGGATCGGCCTGAAACCCCATTTTTCCGCGCCTCCGTTGGCCCAACAGGACATCAGTGCGCTCACCGCTGCGCCGGTGGTTGCCCGTTATCTTCAACAACATCAGCAGTTACCTGCGTTTTACCTGACAAAAAGTCAGGCGCGTCGTCAGGGCTGGGATCCCGCCAAAGGCAATTTATGCGTGAGTCTGCCCGGCCATGCCATCGGTGGCGATCGTTTTGCCAATCGTGAAGGGCGTTTGCCCGCCGCAGCCGGAGAACGCTTCTTTGAAGCCGATGTGAATTACCAGTGCGGACACCGCAACGCCGACCGCCTGATCTGGTCAACCAGCGGCACCGTCTGGCTGACGCGCGATCACTATCGCACTTTTACCCGGATGCCGTGA
- a CDS encoding TetR/AcrR family transcriptional regulator, which yields MSVTQETKVKKGRGRPKLFDREQALDRALELFWAHGYEATSLADLVAATGAKAPTLYAEFENKEGLFRAVMERYVEMFSAQRNATLQCKESGVATGIENYFRSTAACFTDRDKPAGCFFICTSTALSADSEEIADMLRKKHRSQEATLNAFLQERKALGELAEATDTAALSRYLTCVLQGMSVRAREGADRAELDGIVDTLMQLWPMLSGVCRQKTGR from the coding sequence ATGAGCGTTACGCAGGAAACAAAAGTAAAAAAAGGGCGCGGTCGCCCCAAACTTTTTGACCGCGAACAGGCTCTGGATCGCGCACTGGAACTGTTTTGGGCGCACGGGTATGAAGCCACTTCGCTGGCCGATTTGGTCGCCGCGACCGGGGCAAAAGCCCCGACGCTCTACGCCGAGTTTGAAAATAAAGAGGGATTGTTCCGTGCGGTGATGGAGCGCTATGTGGAGATGTTCTCAGCCCAGCGTAATGCCACCCTGCAATGCAAAGAGAGCGGCGTTGCCACCGGTATCGAAAACTATTTTCGCTCCACCGCGGCCTGCTTTACCGATCGTGATAAGCCTGCGGGCTGCTTCTTTATCTGTACATCGACGGCGCTGTCGGCCGATTCAGAAGAGATTGCTGACATGCTGCGTAAAAAGCACCGCAGTCAGGAAGCGACGCTGAACGCCTTTTTACAGGAGCGTAAAGCGTTGGGCGAACTGGCCGAAGCCACGGACACCGCGGCGCTGTCGCGCTATTTGACCTGCGTGTTGCAGGGGATGTCGGTGCGCGCACGGGAAGGTGCCGATCGGGCTGAACTCGACGGCATTGTCGATACCCTGATGCAGCTGTGGCCGATGTTGTCCGGCGTGTGCCGTCAAAAAACGGGCCGCTAA
- a CDS encoding L-rhamnose isomerase, producing the protein MTRLIEQAFDLAKQRFAAIGVDVEAAMQQLDTLPVSMHCWQGDDVRGFENPQGTLTGGIQATGNYPGRARSAEELRADLDMAMSLIPGAKRLNLHAIYLDSDEPVDRDAIKPEHFSRWVSWAKQHQIGLDFNPTCFSHPLSADGFTLAHADDAIRQFWIDHCKASRKISAYFGEQLGTPSVMNIWVPDGMKDLTVDRMAPRQRLLAALDEIISEKLNPQHHIDAVESKLFGIGAESYTVGSNEFYFGYATSRQTALTLDAGHFHPTETISDKISTAMLYVPRLLLHVSRPVRWDSDHVVILDDETQAIASEIVRQQLFDKVHIGLDFFDASINRIAAWVIGTRNAKKALLRALLEPTAQLRQLEVQGDFTSRLALLEEQKSLPWQAVWEAWCLRHDVPADASWLTKVRDYEQQILSQR; encoded by the coding sequence ATGACACGGCTTATTGAGCAGGCTTTTGATCTGGCGAAGCAGCGCTTTGCCGCCATTGGCGTCGATGTCGAAGCAGCGATGCAGCAGCTTGATACCCTTCCTGTTTCCATGCACTGCTGGCAGGGCGATGACGTGCGTGGTTTTGAAAATCCTCAAGGCACGCTGACCGGCGGCATTCAGGCCACCGGCAACTATCCGGGCAGGGCCCGTAGCGCGGAAGAGCTGCGCGCCGATCTCGATATGGCGATGTCGCTGATTCCAGGAGCCAAGCGGCTGAACCTGCATGCCATCTATCTGGACAGCGATGAGCCAGTAGATCGTGATGCCATCAAACCCGAGCATTTCAGCCGCTGGGTCAGCTGGGCGAAACAGCATCAAATTGGCCTCGATTTCAACCCAACCTGCTTCTCGCATCCGCTGAGCGCCGACGGCTTTACGCTGGCGCACGCCGACGATGCCATTCGTCAGTTTTGGATCGATCACTGCAAGGCGAGCCGCAAAATTTCTGCTTACTTTGGCGAGCAGCTCGGTACGCCATCGGTGATGAATATCTGGGTGCCGGACGGCATGAAAGATCTGACGGTAGACCGGATGGCGCCGCGTCAGCGCCTGCTGGCGGCACTGGATGAGATCATCAGCGAGAAGCTTAACCCGCAGCACCACATTGATGCGGTGGAGAGCAAACTGTTTGGCATCGGCGCCGAAAGTTACACCGTCGGCTCCAACGAGTTCTATTTCGGTTACGCCACCAGTCGCCAGACCGCGCTGACGCTGGATGCCGGGCATTTCCATCCCACGGAAACCATCTCTGACAAAATTTCCACCGCCATGCTCTATGTGCCGCGCCTGCTGTTGCACGTCAGCCGTCCGGTGCGCTGGGACAGCGATCACGTGGTGATTCTGGATGATGAAACGCAGGCGATTGCCAGCGAGATTGTGCGTCAGCAGCTGTTTGACAAAGTGCACATCGGACTCGACTTCTTTGACGCCTCGATCAACCGCATTGCTGCCTGGGTTATCGGCACGCGCAACGCCAAAAAAGCGCTGCTGCGCGCGCTGCTGGAGCCGACCGCCCAGCTGCGTCAGCTGGAAGTGCAGGGCGACTTCACCAGCCGTTTAGCGCTGCTGGAAGAGCAAAAATCGCTGCCGTGGCAGGCGGTGTGGGAAGCCTGGTGCCTGCGCCACGACGTGCCAGCGGATGCCAGTTGGTTAACCAAGGTCCGTGATTACGAACAACAGATTCTGTCTCAACGTTAA
- the rhaD gene encoding rhamnulose-1-phosphate aldolase, giving the protein MQSILTSPFVQGMVKATSDMWLKGWDERNGGNVSLRLTAEEVQPWAADFYAEPRCIELSQPAPALANDWFLVTGSGKFFRNVQLDPADSLALLQVDDKGLSCKVHWGLSNGGVPTSELASHFQSHCVRKAVTNGQDRVIMHCHATNFMALSYVVELDAARFTRLLWEGSTECLVVFPDGVGILPWMVPGTDGIGAKTAEQMRSHTLVMWPFHGIFGTGPTLDEAFGLIDTAEKASEVVVKVLSMGGMRQGITTDELIALGERFNVKPWQAALDVGPAHGA; this is encoded by the coding sequence ATGCAAAGCATACTAACTTCGCCTTTTGTGCAGGGCATGGTCAAAGCTACCAGTGATATGTGGCTCAAAGGCTGGGACGAACGCAATGGCGGCAACGTCAGCCTGCGCCTGACGGCAGAAGAAGTGCAGCCGTGGGCCGCGGATTTTTACGCGGAACCGCGCTGTATTGAACTGAGTCAGCCTGCGCCTGCGCTGGCCAACGACTGGTTTCTGGTCACCGGCTCTGGCAAATTTTTCCGCAACGTGCAGCTGGATCCCGCTGACAGTCTGGCGCTGCTGCAGGTTGACGACAAAGGGCTCTCCTGCAAAGTGCACTGGGGGCTGAGCAACGGCGGCGTGCCGACCTCGGAGCTCGCCTCGCATTTTCAGTCACACTGCGTGCGCAAAGCGGTTACCAATGGCCAGGATCGCGTCATCATGCATTGCCATGCCACCAACTTTATGGCGCTGAGCTATGTGGTTGAGCTGGATGCTGCCCGCTTTACCCGCCTGTTATGGGAAGGCAGCACCGAGTGTCTGGTGGTCTTCCCCGATGGCGTTGGCATTCTGCCGTGGATGGTGCCGGGCACCGATGGTATCGGCGCTAAAACCGCCGAGCAGATGCGATCGCATACGCTGGTGATGTGGCCATTCCACGGCATTTTTGGTACCGGACCAACGCTGGATGAGGCGTTTGGCCTGATTGATACCGCTGAAAAAGCCTCGGAAGTGGTGGTCAAAGTGCTGTCGATGGGCGGCATGCGTCAGGGCATTACTACCGACGAGCTGATTGCGCTGGGCGAACGCTTTAACGTCAAGCCCTGGCAGGCGGCGCTGGACGTAGGGCCGGCACATGGTGCGTAA
- a CDS encoding helix-turn-helix domain-containing protein — protein sequence MRTDVFIHDLINWIDNNIEGRLDLDTVSERAGYSKWHLQRMFKEHTGHPLGEYIREKKLKKSADRLTTSNEPILNVAIALGFDSQQSFNRSFKRQFGQAPGAWRRTYAHQHRNNSSSQTASRG from the coding sequence ATGAGAACCGACGTATTTATTCACGATCTGATTAACTGGATTGATAACAACATTGAAGGCCGCCTTGATCTCGACACCGTATCTGAACGGGCTGGCTACTCAAAATGGCATCTGCAACGTATGTTCAAAGAACACACCGGCCATCCGCTGGGTGAGTACATCCGCGAGAAAAAGCTGAAGAAATCAGCCGATCGCCTGACCACCAGCAACGAACCGATCCTTAACGTGGCGATCGCCCTCGGATTTGATTCACAGCAGTCGTTTAATCGTAGCTTTAAACGCCAGTTTGGCCAGGCGCCAGGTGCATGGCGTCGCACTTATGCGCATCAACACCGTAATAACAGCAGCAGCCAGACGGCCAGCCGCGGATAG
- a CDS encoding alpha/beta fold hydrolase, translating to MLTLSRSALLWGALLGSTAAVAATPVYGPELQGFTYPYPLQQFSFQSQQQTLHMGFMDVQPQGKANGHTVVLMHGKNFCGATWQATIAALSSNGYRVIAPDQIGFCSSSKPASYQYSFQQLADNTHALLKSLHVDKAIVIGHSTGGMLATRYSLSYPQEVEKMVLVNPIGLEDWKAKGVPWRSVDQWYQRELKTSAAGIKQYEQKTYYSGRWDKSYDKWVDMLAGLNNGPGKTRVAWNSALIYDMIFTQPVYYEFKDLKVPTTLMIGTDDTTAIGSDIAPAAVKSQLGNYKQLGKTVAGLIPGAQLIEFPGLGHAPQMEKPDMFHQRLLGVLQK from the coding sequence ATGCTTACGCTTTCCCGCAGCGCACTGCTTTGGGGTGCCCTGCTCGGCTCTACCGCCGCCGTTGCCGCCACGCCGGTTTATGGCCCGGAGTTACAGGGCTTCACCTATCCCTATCCGCTGCAGCAGTTCAGCTTTCAGTCGCAACAGCAAACGCTGCACATGGGTTTTATGGACGTGCAGCCACAGGGCAAGGCAAACGGCCATACGGTGGTGCTGATGCACGGCAAAAATTTCTGTGGTGCCACCTGGCAGGCCACCATTGCCGCACTGAGCAGCAACGGCTATCGCGTCATCGCGCCGGATCAGATCGGTTTTTGCAGCTCCAGCAAACCGGCGAGCTATCAGTACAGCTTTCAGCAGCTGGCGGACAATACCCATGCCCTGCTGAAAAGCCTGCATGTTGATAAGGCGATCGTGATCGGCCACTCCACCGGCGGCATGCTGGCCACACGTTACAGCCTGAGTTATCCGCAGGAGGTTGAAAAAATGGTGCTGGTGAACCCGATCGGGCTGGAAGACTGGAAAGCCAAAGGCGTGCCGTGGCGCAGTGTCGATCAGTGGTATCAACGTGAACTGAAAACCAGCGCGGCGGGCATCAAGCAGTATGAACAGAAAACCTACTACAGCGGCCGCTGGGATAAATCGTACGATAAATGGGTCGATATGCTGGCGGGCCTGAACAATGGACCGGGTAAAACGCGGGTGGCATGGAACTCGGCGCTGATTTACGACATGATTTTTACCCAGCCGGTTTACTATGAGTTCAAAGACCTTAAGGTGCCAACCACGCTGATGATCGGTACCGACGATACCACCGCCATCGGCAGCGATATTGCGCCAGCGGCGGTTAAGTCACAACTGGGTAACTATAAGCAGCTGGGCAAAACGGTTGCCGGTCTGATTCCCGGCGCTCAGCTGATTGAGTTTCCTGGCCTGGGGCACGCACCGCAGATGGAAAAACCAGACATGTTCCATCAGCGCCTGCTTGGCGTGCTGCAAAAGTAA
- a CDS encoding DUF1471 domain-containing protein, giving the protein MKSILVVALVAFGISPLTGFAAQQGTLNEAQRPQVIAVNATGSTSLMSLESQLSGKANAAGAKSYRMISTSGSSSLYGTATVYN; this is encoded by the coding sequence ATGAAAAGCATTCTGGTAGTGGCACTGGTTGCATTTGGCATATCACCGCTAACCGGCTTCGCAGCGCAGCAGGGTACACTCAACGAGGCGCAGCGGCCGCAGGTTATCGCGGTCAATGCCACCGGCAGTACGTCTTTGATGTCGCTGGAGAGCCAGCTATCGGGAAAGGCCAACGCGGCAGGAGCCAAATCCTACCGCATGATTTCGACCTCTGGCAGCAGCAGTCTGTATGGCACGGCAACCGTTTATAATTAA